Proteins co-encoded in one Erinaceus europaeus chromosome X, mEriEur2.1, whole genome shotgun sequence genomic window:
- the GSPT2 gene encoding eukaryotic peptide chain release factor GTP-binding subunit ERF3B isoform X2, producing the protein MDPSSSSDSAPDCWDQVDMEIPGSSQNEDQALADVAEAQREHLSSAFSRQLNVNAKPFVPNVHAAEFVPSFLREPAPPQTPPADIASMDEICARTSDPQGKRLGRGAPVEKPKEEQLVLPEGSNSSITMELSEPVVENGEVEMALEESWEHNKEVSEAEPGGDSGQPEENGQEMMEEKEEVKKLKSVAVPSGTPKKEHVNVVFIGHVDAGKSTIGGQIMFLTGMVDKRTLEKYEREAKEKNRETWYLSWALDTNQEERDKGKTVEVGRAYFETEKKHFTILDAPGHKSFVPNMIGGASQADLAVLVISARKGEFETGFEKGGQTREHAMLAKTAGVKHLVVLINKMDDPTVNWSSERYEECKEKLVPFLKKVGFSPKKDIHFMPCSGLTGANIKAQSDFCPWYTGLPFIPYLDNLPNFSRSIDGPIRLPIVDKYKDMGTVVLGKLESGSIFKGQQLVMMPNKHSVEVLGILSDDAETDCVAPGENLKIRLKGIEEEEILPGFILCDPTNLCHSGRTFDVQIVIIEHKSIICPGYNAVLHIHTCIEEVEITALISLVDKKSGEKSKIRPRFVKQDQVCIARLRTAGTICLETFKDFPQMGRFTLRDEGKTIAVGKVLKLVPDKD; encoded by the coding sequence ATggatcccagcagcagcagcgactCGGCACCGGATTGCTGGGATCAAGTGGACATGGAAATACCGGGTTCATCCCAGAACGAGGACCAAGCCTTGGCAGACGTGGCAGAGGCCCAGCGTGAACACCTTAGCTCAGCCTTCAGCCGGCAGCTAAATGTCAACGCCAAACCCTTCGTGCCTAATGTGCACGCCGCGGAGTTCGTGCCATCATTCCTGCGGGAACCGGCTCCACCGCAGACCCCCCCTGCAGACATCGCCAGCATGGATGAAATCTGCGCTCGCACGAGCGACCCTCAAGGTAAAAGGCTGGGACGGGGGGCACCTGTGGAAAAACCCAAAGAGGAGCAGTTAGTGTTGCCTGAAGGTTCCAATTCATCAATTACTATGGAACTTTCAGAACCTGTTGTAGAAAATGGTGAGGTGGAGATGGCCCTAGAAGAGTCATGGGAGCATAATAAAGAAGTAAGTGAAGCTGAACCAGGGGGAGATTCAGGGCAACCAGAAGAAAATGGTCAGGAAAtgatggaggagaaagaggaagtgaaAAAACTTAAATCTGTGGCCGTACCCTCAGGTACTCCTAAAAAAGAACACGTAAATGTGGTATTCATTGGGCATGTAGATGCTGGCAAGTCAACCATTGGTGGACAAATAATGTTTCTAACAGGAATGGTTGACAAGAGAACACTTGAGAAATATGAAAGAGAAGCTaaggaaaaaaacagagaaacttGGTATTTGTCCTGGGCCTTAGATACAAACCAGGAAGAACGAGACAAAGGTAAAACAGTAGAAGTGGGCCGTGCCTATtttgaaacagaaaagaaacatttCACGATTTTAGATGCCCCTGGCCACAAGAGTTTTGTCCCAAATATGATTGGTGGTGCTTCTCAAGCTGATTTGGCTGTACTGGTAATCTCTGCTAGGAAAGGAGAGTTTGAAACCGGATTTGAAAAAGGTGGGCAGACCCGAGAACATGCAATGTTGGCAAAGACAGCAGGGGTGAAGCATTTAGTAGTGCTTATTAATAAAATGGATGATCCCACAGTAAATTGGAGCAGTGAGAGATATGAAGAATGTAAAGAAAAACTGGTACCCTTTTTGAAAAAAGTGGGCTTCAGCCCCAAAAAGGACATTCACTTTATGCCCTGCTCAGGGCTTACTGGGGCAAATATTAAAGCACAATCAGATTTCTGCCCCTGGTACACTGGATTGCCATTTATTCCATATTTGGATAATTTGCCAAACTTCAGCAGATCAATTGATGGACCTATTAGACTGCCAATTGTGGATAAATACAAGGATATGGGCACTGTGGTTCTAGGAAAGCTGGAATCAGGATCCATTTTTAAAGGCCAGCAGCTTGTGATGATGCCAAACAAGCATAGTGTGGAAGTTCTTGGAATACTTTCTGATGATGCTGAGACTGACTGTGTAGCCCCAGGTGAAAACCTTAAAATCCGACTGAAAGGAATTGAAGAAGAAGAGATTCTCCCAGGATTCATACTTTGTGACCCTACTAATCTGTGCCATTCTGGGCGTACTTTTGACGTTCAGATAGTGATCATTGAGCATAAGTCCATCATCTGCCCAGGCTATAATGCGGTGCTGCACATTCATACTTGTATTGAGGAAGTTGAGATAACAGCCTTAATCTCCTTAGTAGACAAAAAGTCAGGAGAGAAGAGTAAGATACGGCCCCGTTTTGTGAAGCAAGATCAAGTGTGCATTGCCCGTTTAAGGACTGCAGGAACTATCTGTCTTGAGACATTCAAAGATTTTCCTCAGATGGGCCGTTTTACTTTGAGAGATGAGGGTAAAACCATTGCAGTCGGAAAAGTTCTGAAGCTAGTCCCAGACAAGGACTAA
- the GSPT2 gene encoding eukaryotic peptide chain release factor GTP-binding subunit ERF3B isoform X1, giving the protein MQSRDFAAYLPCSGTETMDPSSSSDSAPDCWDQVDMEIPGSSQNEDQALADVAEAQREHLSSAFSRQLNVNAKPFVPNVHAAEFVPSFLREPAPPQTPPADIASMDEICARTSDPQGKRLGRGAPVEKPKEEQLVLPEGSNSSITMELSEPVVENGEVEMALEESWEHNKEVSEAEPGGDSGQPEENGQEMMEEKEEVKKLKSVAVPSGTPKKEHVNVVFIGHVDAGKSTIGGQIMFLTGMVDKRTLEKYEREAKEKNRETWYLSWALDTNQEERDKGKTVEVGRAYFETEKKHFTILDAPGHKSFVPNMIGGASQADLAVLVISARKGEFETGFEKGGQTREHAMLAKTAGVKHLVVLINKMDDPTVNWSSERYEECKEKLVPFLKKVGFSPKKDIHFMPCSGLTGANIKAQSDFCPWYTGLPFIPYLDNLPNFSRSIDGPIRLPIVDKYKDMGTVVLGKLESGSIFKGQQLVMMPNKHSVEVLGILSDDAETDCVAPGENLKIRLKGIEEEEILPGFILCDPTNLCHSGRTFDVQIVIIEHKSIICPGYNAVLHIHTCIEEVEITALISLVDKKSGEKSKIRPRFVKQDQVCIARLRTAGTICLETFKDFPQMGRFTLRDEGKTIAVGKVLKLVPDKD; this is encoded by the exons ATGCAGAGTAGGGACTTCGCTGCCTATCTACCCTGCTCAG gTACTGAGACCATggatcccagcagcagcagcgactCGGCACCGGATTGCTGGGATCAAGTGGACATGGAAATACCGGGTTCATCCCAGAACGAGGACCAAGCCTTGGCAGACGTGGCAGAGGCCCAGCGTGAACACCTTAGCTCAGCCTTCAGCCGGCAGCTAAATGTCAACGCCAAACCCTTCGTGCCTAATGTGCACGCCGCGGAGTTCGTGCCATCATTCCTGCGGGAACCGGCTCCACCGCAGACCCCCCCTGCAGACATCGCCAGCATGGATGAAATCTGCGCTCGCACGAGCGACCCTCAAGGTAAAAGGCTGGGACGGGGGGCACCTGTGGAAAAACCCAAAGAGGAGCAGTTAGTGTTGCCTGAAGGTTCCAATTCATCAATTACTATGGAACTTTCAGAACCTGTTGTAGAAAATGGTGAGGTGGAGATGGCCCTAGAAGAGTCATGGGAGCATAATAAAGAAGTAAGTGAAGCTGAACCAGGGGGAGATTCAGGGCAACCAGAAGAAAATGGTCAGGAAAtgatggaggagaaagaggaagtgaaAAAACTTAAATCTGTGGCCGTACCCTCAGGTACTCCTAAAAAAGAACACGTAAATGTGGTATTCATTGGGCATGTAGATGCTGGCAAGTCAACCATTGGTGGACAAATAATGTTTCTAACAGGAATGGTTGACAAGAGAACACTTGAGAAATATGAAAGAGAAGCTaaggaaaaaaacagagaaacttGGTATTTGTCCTGGGCCTTAGATACAAACCAGGAAGAACGAGACAAAGGTAAAACAGTAGAAGTGGGCCGTGCCTATtttgaaacagaaaagaaacatttCACGATTTTAGATGCCCCTGGCCACAAGAGTTTTGTCCCAAATATGATTGGTGGTGCTTCTCAAGCTGATTTGGCTGTACTGGTAATCTCTGCTAGGAAAGGAGAGTTTGAAACCGGATTTGAAAAAGGTGGGCAGACCCGAGAACATGCAATGTTGGCAAAGACAGCAGGGGTGAAGCATTTAGTAGTGCTTATTAATAAAATGGATGATCCCACAGTAAATTGGAGCAGTGAGAGATATGAAGAATGTAAAGAAAAACTGGTACCCTTTTTGAAAAAAGTGGGCTTCAGCCCCAAAAAGGACATTCACTTTATGCCCTGCTCAGGGCTTACTGGGGCAAATATTAAAGCACAATCAGATTTCTGCCCCTGGTACACTGGATTGCCATTTATTCCATATTTGGATAATTTGCCAAACTTCAGCAGATCAATTGATGGACCTATTAGACTGCCAATTGTGGATAAATACAAGGATATGGGCACTGTGGTTCTAGGAAAGCTGGAATCAGGATCCATTTTTAAAGGCCAGCAGCTTGTGATGATGCCAAACAAGCATAGTGTGGAAGTTCTTGGAATACTTTCTGATGATGCTGAGACTGACTGTGTAGCCCCAGGTGAAAACCTTAAAATCCGACTGAAAGGAATTGAAGAAGAAGAGATTCTCCCAGGATTCATACTTTGTGACCCTACTAATCTGTGCCATTCTGGGCGTACTTTTGACGTTCAGATAGTGATCATTGAGCATAAGTCCATCATCTGCCCAGGCTATAATGCGGTGCTGCACATTCATACTTGTATTGAGGAAGTTGAGATAACAGCCTTAATCTCCTTAGTAGACAAAAAGTCAGGAGAGAAGAGTAAGATACGGCCCCGTTTTGTGAAGCAAGATCAAGTGTGCATTGCCCGTTTAAGGACTGCAGGAACTATCTGTCTTGAGACATTCAAAGATTTTCCTCAGATGGGCCGTTTTACTTTGAGAGATGAGGGTAAAACCATTGCAGTCGGAAAAGTTCTGAAGCTAGTCCCAGACAAGGACTAA